The Coffea arabica cultivar ET-39 chromosome 2c, Coffea Arabica ET-39 HiFi, whole genome shotgun sequence genome includes the window TATGGGTTGATTTAGGATGACCAACCCAAATGTTGACAGCAGAGGTTAGAAGAATTTTGGAAATTGAGAACTTGGATGTTTGAGTGGAAAAAAGGTAAGGATTGTGAGTTGTATAACCAAGGGTTTGGTGAGCAATATATGGAAGAAACCTATAGAGAGATAAAGATTGTAAATTAAGAATTGCAATGGTGAATTTTGACATCTAAGACAAAGAGTTTGATTTGAAGAAGAAGtgaaaaaagtttgaaaatttgggtGGATATAGAAAATTATGGGGATGGAAAATATCAAGACATTAGCTAAGCAATAAAACTCATAATTTTGGTATTATACAAGTGTATTCTTAACTTTTTACAACTGTTAGATGAGGGCAATTTTGGACTTTCATAAACTTTTTTGGTCTTACATTATCAAGGTGAAACCCAAATCTATGTTCTAGGGAAAGTATATGTAATTTTCAAAACGTGAGGGAAGCTGTCTGAAATTAGTAGAAACCttaagggaggtttctaaaattatctctTTTAAATTTTACTAATTTTAATCCTTGTTAATAATTAAAGATAcatgtcatatatatatatatatgtgtgtgtgtgtgtgtgtgtgtattgtAGGAAATGAAGAAAGAATATAGGAGAGGAGAAGTCCTTGTCCTTTATAGTGATCAAATTTCCAGGAGGGAGCTTTACCTTTTACTTCTAGAAGGTTTCTAGCTTGCACTCGTGGCTTGAATTTGCAACCGGCTTTGACCCAGTCCAAGATAGATTTTTTGCTGCCTCTCCTCTCGAAAATGGGGCTCACAAGTTCCATTTTGCACAAGTTagtatatattaataatttactctcaatttatctcaaattaCCCTCAATTTATACTAAATGATAATAATCAACTCATACTAAAGTGTATCTGATTTACACCAAATATTAATAAATCAACATACACTAAACTGCACGTGATTTACATCAAATTGGATCTGATTCACACTGAAAATCACCAAATATTGATAAATTAACATACACTAAACTGCACTTGATTTACATTAAATTGGATTTGATTCACACTGAAATCCTATTTATTTACACCAAAGGTCAACTTGTACAAAATTATACGAAACACAAATTGTGAGGCCCCGGATCCCTCTCTATCCACCTTGACCAAGCACTATTGGTCTTCACATTAACCTTCCACTGTAGCCAATTTTTCCTTTGCCTCTTTATCAATTTCAGAAATGGGGTTTCACAAGTTCCATTTCGTACAAGTTGATGTAGTATTAACAATTTATTTTCAATCTATACCAAATTGCAACTTATACTAAATGACAATAATCAACTTATACCAAAGTGTATCTGATTTACACCAAATAATAAGGTAACATATACTAAACTGCACTTGATTTACATCAAATTGGATTTGATTTGCACCAAATCctactaatttatactagaggTCTACTTATATGAAATTGTATGAAACACAAATGGTgaggcctcggatccatcaATTTCCTGTGAAATTCGGATCACCAGGTAATATGTCTATGGCCAATAGTCTTACAGCGCGTCGTTATCAAAGCTTGCGCTCTCCATCTATTTAAGCAGCTCCAACTTCCAAATTTCCTTATACAACGACTCTTTATCTAAAACAGTAACAATTTTAGCtactctcttttcctttctttccttgcgTTTCGGGTGCAACAACCAAGGACCATGTTGTTTGCTTGTGCTATCATTGCTCTTATTGTTATGCTATTCAGCCACTGGGTGTATAGGTGGAGAAACCCCAAGTGTAACGGGGTATTACCACCAGGTTCGATGGGACTACCAATTATAGGAGAAACAATTGAGTACTTGACCCCTTATGCAACAGATGATCTCCCACCATTCCTACAAAAAAGAATCTCAAGGTATAcgtaacccttttttttttacctcctATCCCTCTGTACACCATTCTCATTCCAATCTATCAGATACAGTATTCAAATCTTGAATTAGATAATGAAAAAAATTCTAATAGCCCTCTTCTAACTGTTGGACCAACCTCAATACTCCTGGTTATCTAACCACTTCTAGACTAGCTATCACATATATATTTTAACAATATTACAGCAGTAGTAGTAATAGATTAAGAGACGGGTTTATTTGAATAGagtattatttagaataattactgtagtattttttgtgatgtgatgtatgtgagataaaaaggtgattggaaatataaaaagatgagctgaaaaatgtgtttatgatgcaagcgaaatattatttggaataagtttactatccaaacaaaccctgaAATTTGCCTTTGTAACATATCATCATGTCATTTGTAACATAACATCATCAGGAGTAAGATATACTATATTACCCTTTTTGTCAACTCCTCTAATATTCTTTTGCATTTTATTTGTGCTTTTGTCTtgtcttttctttgtttctttgtgaattttcaggtacGGGCCAATTTTTCGCACGAATATACTTGGGCAGTCGGTCGTTATATCAACTGATGCTGAAGTCAACTACCGTGTCTTCCAGCAAGAAAATAATTGTTTCGAGCTCTGCTATAGTGAGAGTTTCACCCGGATAACTGGGAAACAAGGTTTAGCTGGCTATCATGGAGACTTCCACAAGTACCTCAGGAGCTTAATGTTGAAGCTTGTTAGCCCTGAAGCCTTAAGAGAGAAGATGATAAACGACATGGTTGACAACACTCGAGAGCATCTAAGTTCTTGGAGTAAACTTGGAAAAGTAGATGCTAAAGATGGAACTGATGAGGTAAATTAATTAGCATCCTACTATTTGATTATATTAATCAGGATGAATTTGGACTATACGTACAGAGCATTGCATGAAAAGTAGTAATTAACAATCTCATTTTCTACAGTTGTTATTTAAACTTGCTGCCGAGAAGATGCTTGGCTATGAAGAAAGCAAGGCTCGGAAAAAATTGAGAGAATGTTATTCGACACTCATGGATGGCTTGATCTCAATTCCTCTCAACTTCCCTGGAACAGCATTCTATGCTTGCTTACAAGTAATCAATTGTAGTGGTTGTTCGTCATTTGGAATTCTTTTTATATTGAAAGATCGAAGTCCATtattcctaaaaaaaaaaaagattttcattataaatatatgtaaaatataaatgCTTTCATATATGCTGTATCAGATTGAACGAACtatatgattttcattttccagGGACGTAAGAAAGCAATGAAGGTCATCAAGGACATCTTTGAGATGAGGCGCTCAGGCAATCACACTAAGAGAGTCCTTGTGGATCATTTACTTGAGGAAATAGAGAAAGAAGACACCTttttgaatgaagaaattgcGATGGACTTACTATTCTTGTTTCTGTTTGCTGCCCATGAAACAACTGCAACAGTTATGACTTTGACCCTGAGGTTTCTAAATGACCATCCAAATGTTATGGCTGAACTAAAGGTCCATGACTTTCCAAAACAATTACTCCCGTTGTTATCCGTATCTACCCTCTAATTCTCCAATTCTTGTCCAAGTTCAATACTTAAAGGATTAATATTCTCTATACATTGACAGTGTACATTATCATCATTGGATGTTTATGTTAACAGAGTGTATAAGATTACTTCACACTTAAATAGCTAATCATTTTTGCAGAGAGAGCAtgaaaaaattcttaaaatGCGAGAAACTAAAAATTCTCGTGTTTCATGGAAAGAGTACAAGTCTATGACTTTCACGCACATGGTACGTTTCAATTAACCAGACATTTCATTGTATCTAGCATTTGAATCATATAGTGAGCTACACCATTTACATATTAAGTTTTGTTGTCTGCTGTAGGTTATAAATGAAGTAGTTAGGGTTATAAATGTTGCCCCTGGGATTTTTCGCAAAGTTCTCAAGGATGTTGAAATAAAAGGTATACTTCAATCTGTCATTTGGCATCTTCTTGAAAATCATTTATCACACTTTCTTTATTTTGAACCCCTGATGCCTTTCTCCtacagaaaaaaagaaaataaaaactctcTTTAGTAACTTGGGTTGGGCATCTTTTTCATGGGAGTAAAACTATAGAAATAAACAATTTGTTTCCTTTGTTCTtcctttcctccattataactTATAGTTTTGACTAATAAGTACGAATGATTTGTAGGGTATACAATTCCTGCTGGTTGGAAGATAATGGTTTGTCCAGCATTAATTCATTTGGATCCTAATCGATACGACAACCCCTATGAATTTAACCCATGGCGATGGGAGGTAATTTAATTATTGACAGATTCAAGTAATTTACAcacaagaaatataaaattGCAGAACAAAAGTTATACAAAATCAAGCAAAAATAATTTAGGTTTTCCCTGCTGTTATTTCAATCAAAAGGGCAAAGACTTGCATACGGGATCAAAAAATTTCATGGCATTTGGTGGAGGTGTGAGGCTTTGCGTTGGTGCTGACTTTGCAAAGTTGCAGATGTCAATTTTTCTGCATTACATGGCCACAAAATATACGTAAGGGTTTCGAAATCACAATTCCCGCCATCTTTGGTTAAATATATATAGAAGCTAATtctaatatattataaattgaTGTCAACTTAACTTCTTCGGTTTTTTAATATGTACGATTGCAAGAAGAAAATGATAACTGATCAAAAAGCTTGTATAATTTGAATTTTCAGCTGGAGAGTTATCGATGAAGGAGACAAAATCCGGATACCTATTGGTGTTCGTTTCCGCAAGGGATTGCGTATTGAGATTTCGGAGAACGAATAGATTGTCAGCAGGGCAGTTCTCCAGTGAATTTACCTTTCAGAAGCGTATTTGTGATGCAATAATATACTGTGTTTTGCAAAATTAATTAGTTTGCTTACTACTTTGGGCTGTATTACATTGTAATGTTGTAAGTGCCTAATAAACAACATTCTAGCTGGTTTCTTTCTTGAAACTATGGAGAGTGTTGTCCTTTCTCTTTTTTAGTTGCTTTCCACTTATGTAATTGTTGAAGATTTTATAATAGTTGCAGTTTGAGCTTGGACTAATTGTTTTTCTTCACTAAATCAATACAATGATTTTATTTATGAGGACAAATCAAGCCAAGAACAAAAAAATATGTAGTAAGTATTACTCTTTCCATCTTGTAAAGTTTGTCGCACTCCATGAATTGCAATTTGTATTAACAGAGAATAGAATTTGAAACTTGATGTGCCATTTCTCGTTTCATGAAAAGCTAAGTGCTGTACTAGCACGTAAAGAATTGTGGGGCATGATACTTGTTCAATCCCGTGTTTTATTCAAATCCTAGATATTGAAAGTTTTACCaatagttttcaaaattttaccaAATCTTAGATTATTGTGGTTTTAGTTTCTGGGTAACTGTTACATACTACAAAAGTTGTTTTAGTTTCCTTGATAATAATCTGTAGGCCCATAAAATGGCACATGCATTGAACATTTACGGAGTGTCTAATGAGTAATGACTAAATGGAGAAATTAAATACAAATATGTTAGCCAATTTACAGAGGTGACAAATAATTTGGAACAGTCCAACAAAGAAAGTACGACGATATCAATGGCATGAAGGGAATTTCTCTATGGCCTGACCCTCTTTATCCTGAAATCCATGTTTTCAAACTTAGACCAGACCGATTGGTCAAACTGCAAATCGGCCAAGTGTTTGGTCCAAATCTTCCTCAAAAGCCAGTTGTCAAAAGCTCAATCAAACCCAGTAAAAACTCAAGTTTGACCAAAAACCGGCTAGAACcggtttttccatttttctatcttgaaggtttttttttcctttgactCTTTGACCATGTAGAGAGTTTCATATATTTGCAACTTTCCAACAActaaaaaatccaaataaaatgGTGAATGTCAACTAATTCACTGGGATATTGTAGCATGATTTATGCCATAGACACGTATAATTTTCTTCTCAACTCTGCTGTCATTTATGCCTCTTCTTTGCTTGAATTTGAGATTAATTCATGGCTTAGGTGAATTGTTCTTTTTATTGAATCTGAAATGTTTCATTAAGAACCCAACTCAAGAGAAAAATTCCATTCTCTAAATTCTTTAAGTTCTCGAAAGATTTCatattaaataagaaaaatagaaaaaagaaaagagaagagagaggaggggaaaaaaagaatgaagagaAGAGAGAGCTTTCATGTTTATTTATTGTGTgtgatgaaagaaaaaaaaaatagagttcTGATatagagaaagaagaagaaaaatgagagagagagagagagagagagagagagagagagagtagaaGGAGGAGGAATTGGCAGAGAAAGTATAAGGAAGATGGATTAGATTTGATATTTGTTAGCATTGATGAATACCCTAAAAGTTTATGTTAATTGCATTTTGGCCCTTCATTATTTTAACAAAGTGTAGGATAATCTAATCTATTTTCAAGTTACATTTTTAtctataatttttaaatttttttaaattgaatCTTTTTGAACTAAATCTAAACTTatcaaatatgtaaatgaagTTGTAAACCACCAATTTATGGATAAATTttatacattattatttttatatattattaatatatataagatgTGTTTATGACATCATTCGATTCGATCTCTTATTGATTCCGATTGAACCATTGACCCTGACCTTTGAATTCGGCTGAGTCGATTCTTGATCCGAATCTGAAAACATAGCTGTAATTGGATATAGTAGGAATGGAATGGACTCTCCCACCATAAAACGTCAATCTAATGGCATTTAAGCACGACACATAGTTGAATTCTGGAAGGCACTCCACGACTAACACAGAGCATCACCTAAGACCACGCACATATTGCCCCCAAAACTCTGACattattttttcttctctctttccccACAAACACCAAAGCAATATCGTGTAGGAGGTCTTCGGCAAGTTGATGCATTGCCGATGCAGGTGAAGTTGTGGATGCatctaattttttaaaagaaaaacatcAATGACCTCAAAATCACCAAAATCTAACAATTTTTGGCTTGAATTAAGAACATGCTTCCAAGTCTCCATCAAAGAACTATCAAGCTCTATAGAAGTAattgatataaaaaaaataaaaataaaaaataaaaaacctcTTCGGCCACACCTCATAATTTGATGGACACGAAGTTGGGGATAGTTATAATTTACCACACAAGTTGAAACTTATACAATTTGGCCCCTTTCGTAGTTCTAATGCAGGCTGACAAATTATGAAAACaacttgcattttggaggaCTCCTCTGAATGAGTGTGACAGTCTTTTATGATAGGAATGGCTTGTGTGAAGTATAGAAGTGAAATTAAATGTGGTTAATTTATAACTCACTTGTGGCTAAAAGATCTCACATGGTTTATGGAaataatttcatgtttttatggaataaatacaaatttttcTAAACTATGTATATAAGGTACATAATGAAGATGTAAGTAGCAGTCGCCGATGTCAATTTATTTCTTTAAGTGTCGTTCCGCAATTAAGAGAATCAATCAGACGATATTTGgtatgaaagaagaaaaaataaatgaggaatagaaaagaaaacagtCACACAAAGGTTGAAATCGCTTTGTCAACAGTTTTGTAGAAAACATAGTGGCAaatgaaatataaaatttggtaaTAGTACTACAGTGGTTATATCAAAACAATGCAGAGGCACATGATTATACGTGAATACTTGTTTGATGCAAGAAAGGGTATTTCGTTAGAGAAAAATACATGATACCAGTAAGAAACGAACCATTTAGATAGAGTAATATATACGTAGTACGAATAAGAAAGCATTCATTAGACTAATACGATAATCAAGGTAaataaggattttttttttataatagtGGATAATGGGCATACAAGCTAATATGTAAATctaattattttacttttcaaGTTTTTAAGTAAATCTTAACTTTAATAGTAATACCAATTATGTGTATGTGCCATGCATCTAATCATAATAACATATATACTGTTCAAGTATATAAGATTAACTCTTATTAgaataatcatttttttatttcaacttttttattttccaaatTCTTGTGCATAAATAATTGTTAAAATACCTAGGGTAACATAAAACACAATAAGGTTAAGAGAGAGGAGTGCTCAAGTGAAAAAATAGTTgtaataatagttttttttatgaatttttataCTTTCTCTTCCAATTGTTTTTACCAAAATTATTATCAAAACAGCAAAGAAAATATTTCCCTTAATGTAGCATaccaaaatttttatattctttaatGAGGCATAGGTTAGTGACATCATCTGCATAGTTTTTTCTTAATTATTCATTACAGTTTAGAATGAGCTGATACATATTTTTTATAGCCAAAAgagtaaaaaaattaaagaatgtttttggatagggtattatttgaaatatttctcTCTTGTCGTTAATCAAACTCtcttattcttccttttttttcttctctcttaagCCCAAAATTAAAAGGACCATCACATTGTCTACCACTCCCAAGAGTAATTGCCTTACAATGCTGCCATGGATTGATTTCGATTTTGCTTGGTAACTCCCCTTAGTTTCTATGGTTCACGACATTGGTAATTTGATCGAGTTGGACTTTTACATTTCTATACATTGAAGTTAATTGATCCATTCTTCCCACTAGTCATTCAAATCTCTCCAAGGTTGTTATAGCTAATCTATCCATATTACTATTGGTAGTATTGGCTAATTTTTCAATGGCCATCTCTCATGAGGGTTTGGATTCAACTGGTGCTTGCTTTGATTGAAAAGCCTGTAGATTGGTTAGTCTTTGTTGATTTTCTTGGTCTCTCCACCCAAAGTTTGGATGATTCCTCCACCCTTGATTGTAAGTGTTGGAATAAGGATTGTTTTGATTTGGCCAGTTGAAATTGTTCACATATTGTACCTGTTCAATAGTAGCACAATTAGTACTTTCATGATTTCCTCCACAAAGAGTACAACATGCTACATTACCCTTAGAAGTTGGACCGACCTCACCATGTCTATTTAGCACTGTTGCCACATTGTCCATTTTTGCACTTAACATGTTTAAAGCATCTAGTTCATATGACTTCCCCATAAGTGCTCCACTTGCAACTGCATCAACATGAGTTTTTATAGCATATGTTAAACCATTATAGAAGATTTGTACAATTAGCCACTCAAGAAGTCTAAGGTGTGGACATCTCCGTTGCAACTCTTTGTACCTCTCCCAAGTCTCATATAATGATTTACTATCTTATTGAGCAAAACTTGTTATTTCCAGGCATAGTTTAACAGTTTTTCCAAGTGGAAAGTACTTATTCAAGAGAGCCTTGGATAAATCAGTTCAAGTAATGAAAATGTTTGGTGCATGTGAATTAAGCCATACCTTAGCCTTATCTCTTAAAGAGAAAGGAAACAATCAAAGCTTTATAGTATCGTCACTTACTCCATTAAACTTGATTGTGTCACAAATCTCCAAGAAATTAGCTGAATAAGCATTTGGATCCTTCGTTGTATTACCTCCAAATTGTTCTTGTGGGAGCATTTGAATCAATGCCGGCTTAATCTCAAAGTTATTTGCATTGACCTCCAGTCAAGCAATACTTGTTTGAGATCCTTCTGTAGATGGCAAAGCAAAATCTCTCAAGGCTTGTTGATTGCGATTTGCACGTTCCTCCGCCATTTCTTCTAAATGAGGCAATTCAATGACAATTCCACTTTCACTCTCCACTTCTTCTTGTTGAGCTTGTTGTCATGCTAAATGCCTTCTCCTATTTGTCATTTTCTCGATTTCAGGATCGAACGGTAGTATGTTATGGAGAGATTGGTGCATGCACTACAAAACACCAAAGTTAAGAAGATTTAGTACAATTTCTACTACTTAATATAAACTAGTAAATTGGCACCGTTCATACaaggaaaattaaaaaactACAACAAGTTTAGATTAATAAGCTTATTTTTGCCCTAATATTATCCGAAATCCAAGGCAATCGGGCCAAAAACTTGATGTGGTCTCGACTTTCAAGTTAAATTGTCTCACgtgaaaaattattattatggaGTAAGTGACGATACTTTACCAATTGTCCCACGTGAAAGACATTATGTACTACATTGACAAAGAAGATTTTTAAGTTCCACGTGGTGCAATATGATTGCATCTAATCGAAGCTagaaaatttggggaaataaaGAGTTAACACTTGGTATCAATGTTCAGATAATTATGCATAAAAAATGTCTCAGATTTTCTTCTTTATCTGTTTTGGCTGATTGGCATTGTTCAATGCACAGATATGCTTCATAACAATTGATTCCTGATATAGGAAAGAAAATCAGATAAGAGATTTCTAGATTTGGCTAAGTATCATTTTGGTTATGAATGGCCCTGCAGTAATGGAAGAGCTAACTGTGAATTATGTCTAGATCCGCCATATTTGTGACTGGAAGTGCTTCATTAGAACCAATATCTTTGAAACCTTTGTTCTGGGTTGTTGCTTTCTGGAAGGAGCAGAGGAAACATCCTTGACATCATGGGTAATACGTAAGTACTGACATTAGTATAAACAATGGATTTCATTCATGAATCTGAAAGATAAACAAGATAATTACTTCTGAAGTAGCTTCTCAGCTTTAGAATTAAGTCATTCTACTCATCTTACTTGTCAAGATTGTCTTTGGTTTTTCTTTCCAATatagtgtctttttttttttttttttttacttttgtgTCTGGAAGGTTACAACTGGTTGATAATTACTTAATTCAACTCTCAAATGGACATTATCGAAATAAAATTCAACTTCAGCATAATGAGGTTTATAAGACCATCATTTATTAATTTGGTTGATTTTGATCTCACAATGTACTTACTTTACTTGAAGGGTATCTTTATACTTCTAGATGATAATTAAATAATAAGTTTTATGGATTTTGCCAAGTTTTTGCCAAATTTGtttgttacaagttttttaaaaactttagctacaataatctcaaaaaacttttcaaaatttttaaactatacacttcaaaatattaaaaaaaaaaacacacttcaaaaattttttaaaaaacttctacaacaagttacagtaaagttttagacaaacacccaaaaaacttaCCTTCCAAATGAGGCCAAACACTACTACTCTCATtcttcagtttttcttttttattgtacagctttttttgacctttttcaTATActattttccatttcttttgcATGTGCTTACAAAACGTCAACCTGTTTCTTCAATTGAAGCTGGCTGCTCTGTTTGGTGTGTATCTTTTGCTCCAAGAAGTTGGTATCTTCTATTCTTAAGTTTGTCTAAGAAACCGAATTTTGTgttgccctttttttttgtcacaagGATTTTGATTTTGTTCTGTTGTCGATTATGCTACAAGATCCATGTCTCACTTTAAAAAGTTTCAAGCATTGATCATATTAATTGCCATGTATTTGCTTTTTGCATGATTATTTAGTCTATTTCTATATTGctgataagaaaagaaaaaaaaaacagcaccTAACAAAAAAGTGTATAAATAGTAGAATAGAGCTACATGATGTAATTGATAGTTTTCTTTCTGTTAGAAAAGTAAAAGCCTTGATATGATAAGCATGAATGTTGGTTATCTAGAAACCTTTGGATAATAGTCTTCTGTTTTTGCCATGGATTATGTGATCAAAGAAAATTCTAATAGTATTCCTACTATGATTCCTCAATTTGATCTGGGTCAAATCATGAGGAAAAACGATTGTACAAAAGATGCAATTCttagatagaaaaaaaaaaatgattagacAGACCAATAAGCCTCATAGCCTAGAAACTTTGCCTCCTGGTACTGCATCTCCTTCGCCACTTGTAATATGATCAATGGTTCATTGCTTCAACTTTTGGTATGAATCAATATCAACTTTTTTaagtaaaaaatgaaaagtaacATCTGTAATTTACCTGTAGTATTTGTCAGATTATCTTGCAAACTTATACTGTGTAATGAGAAAAATCTTTTATGAACATTTTCTTAAGGAGAAAGTGTATTCTGACATGACATGCTTTACATAACTTTTAGCCAATTCAATCACATTTTTTCATGGTTCACCTCCAACCAATAAAGTTTtgggcaaattccacttt containing:
- the LOC140035256 gene encoding cytochrome P450 87A3-like isoform X1, whose amino-acid sequence is MLFACAIIALIVMLFSHWVYRWRNPKCNGVLPPGSMGLPIIGETIEYLTPYATDDLPPFLQKRISRYGPIFRTNILGQSVVISTDAEVNYRVFQQENNCFELCYSESFTRITGKQGLAGYHGDFHKYLRSLMLKLVSPEALREKMINDMVDNTREHLSSWSKLGKVDAKDGTDELLFKLAAEKMLGYEESKARKKLRECYSTLMDGLISIPLNFPGTAFYACLQGRKKAMKVIKDIFEMRRSGNHTKRVLVDHLLEEIEKEDTFLNEEIAMDLLFLFLFAAHETTATVMTLTLRFLNDHPNVMAELKREHEKILKMRETKNSRVSWKEYKSMTFTHMVINEVVRVINVAPGIFRKVLKDVEIKGYTIPAGWKIMVCPALIHLDPNRYDNPYEFNPWRWEGKDLHTGSKNFMAFGGGVRLCVGADFAKLQMSIFLHYMATKYTWRVIDEGDKIRIPIGVRFRKGLRIEISENE
- the LOC140035256 gene encoding cytochrome P450 87A3-like isoform X2 — translated: MLFACAIIALIVMLFSHWVYRWRNPKCNGVLPPGSMGLPIIGETIEYLTPYATDDLPPFLQKRISRYGPIFRTNILGQSVVISTDAEVNYRVFQQENNCFELCYSESFTRITGKQGLAGYHGDFHKYLRSLMLKLVSPEALREKMINDMVDNTREHLSSWSKLGKVDAKDGTDELLFKLAAEKMLGYEESKARKKLRECYSTLMDGLISIPLNFPGTAFYACLQGRKKAMKVIKDIFEMRRSGNHTKRVLVDHLLEEIEKEDTFLNEEIAMDLLFLFLFAAHETTATVMTLTLRFLNDHPNVMAELKREHEKILKMRETKNSRVSWKEYKSMTFTHMVINEVVRVINVAPGIFRKVLKDVEIKAGELSMKETKSGYLLVFVSARDCVLRFRRTNRLSAGQFSSEFTFQKRICDAIIYCVLQN